A stretch of the Vigna radiata var. radiata cultivar VC1973A chromosome 7, Vradiata_ver6, whole genome shotgun sequence genome encodes the following:
- the LOC106766342 gene encoding L-type lectin-domain containing receptor kinase IX.1-like, translating to MDASGLLFRRIILFILIIAIAITNAHTQSFECLSFSSTCIKHLKLEGSASSSGSAIHLTEENGMFPSKSFGSAGRVTYAERINLRDKSSNEPRDFITNFSFVVSSNQSIYGDGLAFFLASPNLPSTDKLQLRGGSLGVGLTDGDRELFRLDYRFLAVEFDTFRNPWDPVGAHVGININDMESKIFETWWINITHRKVCNCRIVYDSRNSILNVSYTGYKLSHGKMRKTTQHLSYSVDIRQKLPDSVVVGISAATGKYSEQHTLLSWSFSITPPSTDDKEKERKPVIITLKGIGIGAVLFLSLLGMVEISLRMMTKRKEVGHTSKATSDPEMDDKLEMSTGPKKISYQELATATNNFDETNKLGHGGFGGVYKGYFKDSNTYAAIKRISADSRQGVKQYTAEVTIISQLRHRNLVKLTGWCHKKNDFLLIYEYMENGSLDSKLFRGESILPWEMRYNIALGLASALLYLQEEWEKCVLHRDIKSSNIMLDSNFNPKLGDFGLARLVDHDKGSETTEVAGTMGYLAPEYLNTGQARKESDIFSFGVVLLEIATGRKAIHHKHMEGEVSVVEWVWKLYELRNLLAAADENLRGEFDVQQMECLLVVGLWCANPDSASRPAIRQVINVLSSESSLPILPLQMPVQGCS from the coding sequence ATGGATGCTTCTGGATTACTGTTTAGGAGGATCATTCTGTTCATCCTAATCATCGCCATTGCAATAACAAATGCTCACACTCAGTCTTTTGAGTGTCTCAGCTTCAGTTCAACGTGTATAAAGCACCTTAAGCTAGAAGGGAGTGCTTCTAGCTCAGGTTCTGCTATCCATCTCACAGAAGAGAACGGTATGTTCCCAAGCAAATCGTTTGGGAGCGCAGGACGAGTCACGTATGCTGAACGAATAAACCTTAGGGACAAGAGTTCAAACGAACCAAGAGACTTCATTACCAACTTTTCCTTTGTTGTTTCCTCAAATCAGAGTATTTATGGAGATGGTTTGGCATTCTTCCTTGCAAGCCCAAATCTTCCATCCACAGACAAGTTACAGCTAAGAGGAGGAAGTCTTGGGGTTGGCCTAACGGATGGTGATCGTGAGCTTTTCCGGTTAGATTATCGATTCCTGGCAGTGGAGTTTGACACTTTCAGAAACCCATGGGACCCAGTTGGTGCTCATGTAGGCATAAATATCAATGACATGGAGTCTAAAATTTTTGAGACATGGTGGATAAATATTACACATAGGAAGGTTTGTAACTGTAGAATTGTATACGATTCTAGGAACAGTATTTTGAATGTTTCTTACACTGGATACAAATTAAGCCATGGGAAAATGAGAAAGACTACACAACATCTTTCATACTCTGTTGATATAAGGCAGAAATTACCAGACTCCGTTGTTGTGGGCATATCAGCTGCAACTGGAAAATATTCTGAACAGCATACCTTGCTCTCATGGTCGTTTAGCATCACCCCACCAAGTACGGACGATAAAGAGAAGGAAAGGAAGCCTGTCATCATAACATTGAAGGGAATAGGAATTGGTGCTGTCTTGTTTTTGAGTTTGCTAGGAATGGTTGAGATTTCATTGAGGATGATGACCAAGAGAAAGGAAGTAGGTCACACTTCAAAGGCCACTTCTGATCCAGAGATGGATGATAAATTAGAAATGAGCACTGGACCAAAGAAGATTAGCTATCAAGAATTGGCAACTGCAACCAACAACTTTGATGAGACGAATAAGCTTGGGCATGGAGGGTTTGGTGGTGTTTATAAAGGCTATTTCAAAGACTCCAACACCTATGCTGCTATAAAGAGGATATCAGCAGATTCTAGGCAGGGTGTAAAACAATACACTGCAGAGGTGACGATCATTAGCCAATTGAGGCATAGGAATTTGGTGAAACTCACTGGTTGGTGCCACAAGAAGAATGATTTTCTCTTGATATACGAGTACATGGAAAATGGCAGCTTAGACTCTAAACTTTTTCGGGGAGAAAGTATATTACCCTGGGAAATGAGGTACAACATAGCGTTGGGCTTGGCCTCAGCATTGCTTTACCtacaagaagaatgggagaaaTGTGTGCTTCATAGAGACATCAAATCAAGCAACATAATGTTGGACTCCAACTTCAATCCCAAGCTTGGTGACTTTGGCCTAGCTAGGTTGGTGGATCATGATAAAGGGTCAGAAACCACAGAGGTGGCTGGGACCATGGGTTACTTAGCTCCTGAATACCTGAACACAGGCCAGGCTCGAAAGGAGTCAGATATATTCAGTTTTGGGGTTGTTCTGTTGGAGATAGCAACTGGAAGAAAAGCCATTCACCACAAACACATGGAGGGTGAGGTATCAGTGGTTGAGTGGGTGTGGAAGCTATACGAATTGAGAAATCTGCTTGCAGCAGCAGATGAAAACCTACGTGGGGAATTTGATGTGCAGCAAATGGAATGCTTACTGGTAGTTGGTCTTTGGTGTGCTAATCCAGATTCAGCATCCAGACCGGCAATAAGGCAAGTGATTAACGTCCTTAGCTCTGAATCTTCTTTACCAATTCTTCCACTGCAGATGCCAGTACAAGGCTGTTCATGA